In the Hyphomonadaceae bacterium BL14 genome, one interval contains:
- a CDS encoding peptide ABC transporter substrate-binding protein — protein sequence MTLTRRLMLMTAAGAAALTLAACGDRPGADPDSVVLHRGNNAEPLSLDPHKAQGVWENNIIGDMFIGLFTEAADGSPVPGMADSWETSEDGLSWTFTLREAQWSDGEPVTAEDFVYGFRRILNPLTLSEYSKVLYPIRNARDVNFDPENNPPETLGVTALDDRTLRIDLEFPAPYLPGLLTHYTTFPLPSHVVERFGDAWIQPQNIQTNGPYILERWRANDFVHLRRNPNFWDNENVCVDEVFFYPMVDNAAAERRVRNGEMDVNADFAGQNLEFLRQQIPDYVRVHPYMGLTYFSFNTSVAPFDDARVRNALSMAIDREFIVNEIRRSGEDPAYSFVPPTIADYPSTARISWADLSMDERRERARELLQEAGFGPDNPLRFTFGYRTSGDNPRVAPVVQRDWAEIAPWVRADIVGAEAQIHYANMRANDFQVGDGGWIADYNDVYNFLFLGESRSIPMNYSRFTNEAFDTMVTQANQQLDLETRGRMMAEAEQILLDEQPIMPIHFLVNRALVSPRVTGWVDNANHIHRTRYLCFADQARTEQ from the coding sequence ATGACCCTGACCCGACGTTTGATGCTTATGACGGCCGCCGGTGCCGCGGCACTGACCCTCGCCGCCTGCGGAGACCGGCCTGGAGCCGATCCGGATTCGGTGGTGCTGCATCGCGGCAACAATGCCGAGCCGCTGTCGCTGGACCCGCACAAGGCCCAGGGCGTCTGGGAAAACAACATCATCGGGGACATGTTCATCGGCCTGTTTACAGAAGCAGCCGACGGCTCGCCCGTGCCGGGTATGGCTGACAGCTGGGAGACGTCCGAGGACGGGCTTAGCTGGACCTTCACCTTGCGCGAAGCCCAGTGGAGTGACGGCGAGCCGGTTACCGCTGAGGACTTTGTCTATGGCTTCCGCCGCATCCTCAATCCGCTGACCCTCTCGGAGTATTCCAAGGTCCTCTATCCGATCCGCAATGCGCGCGACGTGAATTTCGATCCGGAAAACAACCCGCCCGAGACGCTTGGCGTGACGGCGCTGGACGACCGTACACTGCGCATTGATCTGGAATTTCCCGCACCTTACCTGCCGGGCCTGTTGACCCACTACACCACCTTCCCGCTGCCCTCCCATGTGGTGGAGCGGTTCGGCGATGCCTGGATCCAGCCCCAGAATATCCAGACCAATGGCCCCTACATTCTGGAGCGTTGGCGCGCCAATGACTTCGTCCACCTGCGCCGGAACCCCAATTTCTGGGATAACGAGAATGTCTGCGTCGACGAGGTGTTCTTCTATCCCATGGTGGACAACGCTGCCGCCGAGCGCCGCGTGCGCAATGGCGAGATGGATGTCAACGCGGACTTCGCCGGCCAGAACCTGGAATTCCTGCGCCAGCAGATCCCCGATTATGTGCGCGTTCATCCCTATATGGGGCTGACCTATTTCTCCTTTAACACCTCGGTCGCGCCGTTCGACGACGCGCGCGTGCGCAACGCGCTGTCCATGGCAATCGACCGCGAGTTCATTGTTAATGAGATCCGCCGCTCGGGCGAGGACCCCGCATACAGCTTCGTGCCGCCGACGATTGCGGACTATCCCAGCACGGCCCGGATAAGCTGGGCGGACCTGTCCATGGACGAGCGCCGTGAACGCGCCCGGGAATTGTTGCAGGAGGCCGGGTTCGGCCCGGACAATCCGCTGCGCTTCACCTTCGGCTACCGCACGTCGGGCGATAACCCGCGTGTGGCACCTGTCGTCCAGCGAGACTGGGCGGAGATTGCGCCTTGGGTGCGGGCTGACATTGTCGGGGCCGAGGCCCAGATCCACTACGCCAACATGCGTGCCAATGACTTCCAGGTCGGCGATGGCGGCTGGATCGCGGACTATAACGACGTTTACAACTTCCTCTTCCTGGGGGAGAGCCGCTCGATCCCGATGAATTACTCGCGCTTCACCAATGAGGCGTTCGACACCATGGTGACGCAGGCCAATCAGCAGCTGGATCTGGAGACGCGCGGACGCATGATGGCCGAAGCCGAGCAGATCCTGCTCGACGAGCAACCCATCATGCCCATCCACTTCCTGGTCAATCGCGCCCTCGTCAGCCCGCGGGTCACGGGCTGGGTGGACAACGCCAACCATATCCATCGCACGCGCTATCTGTGCTTCGCTGATCAGGCACGTACAGAGCAGTAG
- a CDS encoding ABC transporter permease subunit, protein MVFTSTPSEKTELLEKSAVQGRSLWDDALARLLRNKAAVASMILLAVLVLLAFLGPFLWVHESGEIYRDRVQIPPTWENWHIFGTDAQGRDMFARTLVGLRMSLLVGVVATAVSLVIGVIWGATAGFLGGRVDQIMMRIVDVLYALPFIFFVIILMVVFGRNIILIFVAIGAVEWLTMARIVRGQTISLRSMEFVEAAQAAGVSQTAIIRRHIVPNVLGPVVVYVTLTIPVVILAESFLSFLGLGVQEPLTSLGNLIANGARDMEIANWTLFFPAATMMLTLFCFNFIGDGLRDAIDPKDR, encoded by the coding sequence ATGGTGTTCACCTCCACCCCATCGGAAAAGACCGAACTGCTTGAAAAAAGCGCCGTGCAGGGCCGCTCGCTCTGGGACGATGCCCTGGCGCGCCTGTTGCGCAACAAGGCCGCCGTGGCGAGCATGATCCTGCTGGCGGTGCTGGTGCTGCTGGCCTTTCTGGGTCCGTTCCTCTGGGTCCATGAGAGCGGCGAGATTTATCGCGACCGCGTCCAGATACCGCCCACCTGGGAGAACTGGCACATCTTCGGCACGGACGCCCAGGGGCGCGACATGTTCGCGCGCACGCTGGTGGGCTTGCGAATGTCCCTGCTGGTCGGTGTGGTGGCGACGGCGGTGTCACTGGTGATTGGCGTGATCTGGGGCGCAACGGCGGGCTTTCTGGGCGGGCGCGTGGACCAGATCATGATGCGCATCGTGGACGTGCTGTATGCGCTGCCCTTCATCTTCTTCGTGATCATTCTGATGGTGGTGTTCGGGCGGAACATCATCCTGATCTTCGTCGCCATCGGCGCGGTGGAGTGGCTGACCATGGCGCGTATTGTGCGCGGTCAGACCATATCGCTGCGTTCCATGGAGTTCGTGGAGGCCGCCCAGGCGGCGGGCGTCAGCCAGACCGCCATTATCCGCCGCCATATTGTCCCGAACGTGCTCGGGCCGGTCGTGGTCTATGTCACGCTGACCATTCCGGTGGTGATCCTGGCCGAGAGCTTCCTGAGCTTTCTGGGCCTGGGCGTGCAGGAGCCGCTGACCTCGCTGGGCAATCTGATCGCCAACGGCGCGCGCGACATGGAAATCGCCAACTGGACGCTGTTTTTCCCGGCCGCCACGATGATGCTGACGCTGTTCTGCTTCAACTTCATTGGGGACGGCCTGAGGGACGCCATCGATCCGAAGGACCGCTAG
- a CDS encoding potassium/proton antiporter, producing the protein MQTSDFILLAAAALVLLAIAGAAATRRAGAPLLMIFLAIGMLAGEEGPGGIEFHDHNSAYLLGSLALALILFDGGLGTKLRRLKGVLRPALSLATVGVLITAGVTAAAAKYLFDLGWVEAFLLGAIVSSTDAAAVLMLIAGRDIKARPRVATTLEAESGFNDPMAVILVVTTVTWLSQGGAPEPLGAAVSIVWSLAAGGLIGWFGGRLIGWVERKVRLPIGLYPIFGVAAAVFLFAFAQVIGASGFLAAYLAGVALAASPRRAAEATDRFSDGLAWLAQIGLFLMLGLLITPSHAAEVALPALGVALVLILLARPLAVLICLAPERYRLNERAFIAWMGLRGAVPIFLGAYPVIAGVENANLYFSAAFAVVIASLVIQGWTAGPAARLFGVAPPLPRGGRWANAGMVAVVISGFSFMSLAVSWSVTREAPQERLVAAGSIEELRQAMAPLDPSTGTMRLEALPADWTDLEAAERRETFARIASGLIAAQNTRILYDRMALLEMRAQIEAGDTLSLPKQARRDSLSRRYGVRYEDLDGLIERVDVIPPSLGAAQAILATGWGDSDAARNRNALFGRMPAGQEGFPSLLASAGDYVDLLNTHPDFASLRAARAALRAQEVPVTGLELVAHIGPYAASGDAYAAQVRALIISASLDRFDPAPPPEPVET; encoded by the coding sequence ATGCAGACATCCGATTTCATTTTGCTGGCCGCAGCCGCGCTGGTGTTGCTGGCCATCGCCGGTGCCGCTGCAACGCGGCGTGCGGGCGCGCCGCTTTTGATGATTTTCCTGGCGATCGGGATGCTGGCGGGCGAAGAAGGGCCGGGCGGGATCGAGTTCCACGATCACAACTCGGCCTATCTGCTGGGCTCGCTGGCGCTGGCGCTGATCCTGTTCGATGGCGGGCTGGGCACGAAGCTGAGGCGGCTCAAGGGGGTTTTGCGGCCGGCTTTGAGTCTGGCCACGGTGGGCGTGCTGATCACGGCGGGCGTGACGGCGGCAGCGGCCAAATACCTGTTTGATCTAGGCTGGGTGGAGGCCTTCCTGCTGGGTGCCATCGTGTCGTCGACGGACGCCGCTGCGGTGCTAATGCTTATCGCGGGCCGGGACATCAAGGCGCGCCCACGCGTGGCCACCACCCTGGAGGCTGAATCCGGGTTCAATGACCCCATGGCGGTGATTCTGGTGGTCACCACCGTCACCTGGCTCTCCCAGGGCGGCGCGCCCGAGCCGTTAGGTGCAGCCGTGTCCATCGTCTGGTCGCTGGCCGCAGGCGGGCTGATCGGGTGGTTTGGCGGGCGGCTGATCGGCTGGGTGGAGCGCAAGGTGCGCCTGCCCATTGGGCTGTATCCGATCTTTGGCGTGGCAGCAGCGGTCTTCCTGTTCGCCTTCGCCCAGGTGATCGGCGCGTCCGGCTTCCTGGCCGCCTATCTGGCCGGCGTGGCGCTGGCCGCCTCACCGCGCCGCGCGGCGGAAGCCACCGACCGCTTCTCCGACGGGCTCGCCTGGCTGGCGCAGATCGGCCTGTTCCTCATGCTGGGCCTTCTGATCACGCCCAGCCACGCCGCCGAGGTTGCCCTGCCGGCGCTGGGCGTGGCGCTGGTGCTGATCCTGCTGGCCCGGCCGCTGGCGGTGCTGATCTGCCTGGCCCCGGAGCGATATCGCCTCAATGAGCGCGCCTTTATCGCCTGGATGGGACTGCGCGGTGCCGTGCCGATCTTCCTGGGCGCCTATCCGGTGATTGCGGGCGTGGAAAACGCCAATCTCTATTTCTCCGCCGCATTTGCTGTGGTGATCGCCTCGCTGGTCATCCAGGGCTGGACCGCAGGTCCGGCGGCGCGCCTGTTCGGGGTCGCACCACCATTGCCGCGCGGCGGGCGTTGGGCGAATGCCGGCATGGTCGCCGTGGTCATCAGTGGATTTTCCTTCATGAGCCTGGCCGTCTCGTGGTCAGTCACGCGCGAGGCGCCTCAGGAGCGCCTGGTGGCGGCGGGCTCGATCGAGGAATTGCGCCAGGCCATGGCACCGCTGGACCCATCAACGGGGACCATGCGCCTTGAGGCGCTGCCGGCCGACTGGACCGATCTGGAGGCCGCCGAGCGCCGCGAAACCTTTGCGCGGATCGCCTCAGGCCTGATTGCAGCACAGAATACGCGCATCCTGTATGACCGCATGGCGCTATTGGAGATGCGCGCCCAGATCGAGGCTGGCGATACATTGTCCCTGCCCAAGCAGGCGCGGCGGGATTCGCTCTCTAGGCGCTATGGCGTGCGCTATGAAGATCTGGACGGCCTGATTGAGCGCGTGGATGTCATTCCGCCCTCCCTGGGCGCAGCCCAGGCGATCCTCGCCACCGGCTGGGGCGACAGCGACGCGGCGCGCAACCGCAACGCCCTGTTCGGCCGCATGCCGGCTGGGCAAGAGGGCTTCCCGAGCCTGCTGGCCTCGGCGGGCGACTATGTCGATCTGCTCAATACACACCCGGATTTCGCGTCCTTGCGGGCCGCGCGCGCCGCATTGCGCGCCCAAGAGGTGCCCGTGACCGGTCTGGAGCTTGTCGCTCATATCGGCCCGTATGCGGCCAGTGGCGACGCCTACGCGGCGCAGGTCCGCGCCCTGATCATCAGTGCCAGCCTTGACCGCTTTGACCCGGCACCGCCGCCCGAACCCGTTGAGACCTAG
- a CDS encoding ABC transporter permease subunit: MIGYIARRLLVAVPTVLVVITVAFFMMRIAPGGPFDLEQPMPEQIRQNILAAYGMDQPVWKQYVDYLAGLARGDLGPSLKFRDKDVADIIAEGFPVSATIGLLSIALALMVGSVLGSIAALRQNSVADFGVVGFATIGIVIPPFVVGPVLSLVVGIYLGWLPSGGLDPRFGMTIDRLILPVATLALPQIAIISRLMRASMIEVIRSNYIRTARAKGLSGPAVIVRHAMRSAILPLVSYIGPAAAALLTGSIVIEQVFSLPGIGRQFVFAALQRDYTVVMGVVILYASLIIMLNLVADLLYAALNPKVKYD, encoded by the coding sequence ATGATCGGATACATCGCCCGCCGCCTGCTTGTCGCCGTGCCCACGGTGCTGGTCGTCATCACGGTGGCGTTCTTCATGATGCGTATTGCGCCGGGCGGTCCGTTCGATCTCGAACAGCCGATGCCCGAGCAGATCCGTCAGAACATCCTGGCGGCCTATGGCATGGATCAGCCGGTGTGGAAGCAGTACGTGGATTACCTGGCGGGCCTGGCGCGCGGTGATCTGGGCCCGTCCCTGAAATTCCGTGACAAGGACGTGGCCGACATCATCGCCGAGGGCTTTCCGGTTTCTGCCACGATCGGTCTGTTATCCATCGCGCTGGCCCTGATGGTGGGGTCGGTGCTCGGCTCCATCGCAGCTCTCAGGCAGAATTCGGTCGCCGATTTTGGCGTCGTGGGATTTGCGACCATCGGCATTGTGATCCCGCCCTTTGTCGTGGGCCCGGTGTTGTCCCTAGTGGTCGGAATCTATCTGGGCTGGCTACCATCGGGCGGGCTTGATCCACGCTTTGGCATGACCATTGACCGCCTCATACTCCCGGTGGCGACGCTCGCCCTGCCACAGATCGCCATTATTTCGCGCCTCATGCGCGCGTCGATGATCGAGGTGATCCGGTCCAACTATATCCGCACCGCCCGCGCCAAAGGCCTGTCAGGGCCCGCCGTGATCGTTCGCCACGCGATGCGCAGTGCGATTTTGCCGCTGGTCAGCTATATCGGCCCCGCGGCGGCGGCGCTTTTGACGGGCTCGATCGTTATCGAGCAGGTGTTTTCCCTGCCGGGGATCGGACGTCAGTTCGTTTTCGCCGCGCTGCAGCGTGACTACACCGTCGTGATGGGCGTTGTGATCCTTTATGCGAGCCTCATCATCATGCTGAATCTGGTCGCGGACCTGCTCTATGCAGCGCTCAATCCGAAAGTGAAGTACGACTGA
- a CDS encoding adenine phosphoribosyltransferase — translation MDSLKSAIRTIADYPKPGIQFRDVTTLLGDARAFRCAIDAMVQPHAGAKIDKVAGIEARGFILGGAVAHQLSVGFVPVRKKGKLPHRTISQTYELEYGVDEVEIHADAIAPGETVLLIDDLIATGGTAEAAITLLRKAGAEVIGASFIIDLPDLGGAAKVSAMGVPCVSLVAFDGH, via the coding sequence ATGGACTCTCTCAAATCCGCCATCCGCACCATTGCCGACTATCCCAAGCCCGGCATCCAGTTTCGCGATGTCACCACCCTGCTGGGCGATGCGCGCGCGTTTCGCTGCGCGATCGATGCGATGGTCCAGCCCCATGCCGGTGCCAAGATCGACAAGGTGGCGGGCATCGAGGCGCGCGGTTTCATTCTAGGCGGCGCGGTCGCCCACCAGCTGTCGGTCGGCTTCGTGCCTGTGCGCAAGAAGGGCAAGCTGCCCCACCGCACGATCAGCCAGACCTATGAGCTTGAGTACGGCGTGGACGAGGTGGAGATTCATGCCGACGCCATCGCGCCGGGCGAGACGGTGCTGCTTATCGATGACCTGATCGCCACCGGCGGCACGGCCGAAGCGGCCATCACCCTGTTGCGCAAGGCCGGGGCCGAGGTGATCGGCGCGAGCTTCATTATCGACCTGCCGGACCTGGGCGGTGCCGCAAAAGTGTCTGCGATGGGTGTGCCGTGCGTGTCCCTGGTGGCCTTCGACGGCCACTAG
- a CDS encoding DUF3667 domain-containing protein, with product MSEPDLEAAALTAAEHIAAAAAADGTRPKVRPSRPVALRPDTPDGVCANCGTTLMGPVCHACGQHADLYKRPVWRLIVDSMGDLFALDGRVVRTLVALMAFPGRVTRDYLKGRRGRYIPPFRLYLIASLAFFLILPLAGPSDRMVGNDPGAAAASRDRLDEALAAGEITEDNYRAAIRAIETLALFDPEPGAAPAPVPAPDGQTGTDGADVQPKSPNRAPSAPTLSRGLSPETVEGIRRGLVPEEFDEDVDWVTGPRAVRAFIADRIERLASRPDRWAAESFAWAPRIMFVMVPLFAGLLGLAYAWRRGFLYFDHLVTALQFHAAIFIAMLAAMALSVVTGPGWAVLAFFIYAHVYIYRLLRVVYSTGRFQTVMRVAALDLTYGFLISLGLTAVVLLGAVSV from the coding sequence ATGTCGGAACCCGATCTGGAAGCCGCCGCCCTTACGGCGGCCGAGCACATTGCAGCTGCGGCGGCGGCAGACGGGACGCGCCCCAAGGTGCGCCCCTCGCGCCCCGTCGCCCTGCGTCCGGATACGCCCGACGGCGTTTGCGCCAATTGCGGCACCACGCTGATGGGCCCGGTCTGTCATGCCTGTGGCCAGCATGCCGATCTTTACAAGCGGCCGGTGTGGCGCCTGATCGTTGACAGCATGGGAGACCTGTTCGCGCTCGACGGCCGGGTCGTGCGCACGCTCGTCGCGCTCATGGCATTTCCCGGCCGGGTAACACGCGACTATCTCAAGGGCAGGCGCGGGCGGTATATCCCGCCCTTCCGGCTTTACCTGATTGCCTCGCTGGCCTTCTTCCTGATCCTGCCGCTGGCCGGACCATCAGACCGCATGGTCGGCAATGATCCAGGTGCTGCTGCCGCATCCCGCGACCGCCTGGATGAGGCCCTGGCAGCGGGTGAAATCACCGAAGACAATTACCGCGCTGCGATCCGGGCGATCGAGACCCTTGCCTTGTTTGATCCCGAGCCGGGCGCTGCTCCGGCCCCGGTACCAGCTCCGGACGGACAAACGGGTACTGATGGTGCGGACGTGCAGCCGAAATCCCCAAATCGTGCTCCGTCGGCACCTACTTTGAGCCGTGGGTTAAGCCCCGAGACCGTCGAAGGCATACGTCGTGGGCTTGTGCCGGAAGAGTTCGATGAGGATGTGGACTGGGTCACCGGCCCAAGGGCAGTACGCGCCTTCATTGCCGACCGGATCGAGCGTCTGGCGAGCCGTCCGGATCGCTGGGCGGCGGAAAGTTTCGCCTGGGCACCGCGCATCATGTTTGTGATGGTGCCGCTATTCGCAGGATTGCTCGGCCTCGCGTATGCATGGCGGCGCGGGTTCTTGTATTTCGACCATCTGGTCACCGCGCTGCAGTTTCATGCCGCCATTTTCATCGCCATGCTCGCCGCGATGGCTTTGAGCGTCGTGACAGGACCGGGCTGGGCGGTGCTGGCCTTTTTCATTTACGCCCACGTCTATATCTACCGCCTGCTCCGGGTGGTGTATTCCACGGGCCGGTTTCAGACCGTGATGCGTGTGGCGGCGCTGGATCTGACATACGGCTTCCTGATCTCGCTCGGTCTGACCGCCGTGGTGCTTCTGGGTGCCGTCAGCGTCTGA
- the fliQ gene encoding flagellar biosynthesis protein FliQ — protein MTPGEVLDIATQAIWTLLGMAAPIMLIGLAVGLMIALFQALTQVQEMTLVFVPKIVAIFLALIVFLPLMGALLSGYMDMIVDRIVAG, from the coding sequence ATGACGCCCGGTGAAGTGCTTGACATTGCGACCCAGGCGATCTGGACCCTGTTGGGCATGGCCGCCCCGATTATGCTGATCGGTCTGGCTGTGGGTCTGATGATCGCGCTTTTTCAGGCGCTGACCCAGGTTCAGGAGATGACGCTGGTCTTCGTACCCAAGATCGTGGCGATCTTTCTGGCGCTGATCGTGTTCCTGCCGCTCATGGGGGCGCTGCTCTCGGGCTATATGGACATGATAGTCGACCGGATCGTGGCGGGCTGA
- the flhB gene encoding flagellar biosynthesis protein FlhB, translating to MAEGEDKSEKTEEPTERKLQKAREEGDVAKSQEISGWFTLAAGLAVIAFMAPGFTRALSEAMTVFLEQPHQLSLDPGAAMALLARSLVDMALILGLAYALLMVAAASGNLVQHGLLWTPKKIAPKLNKLNPVEGLKRMFGPQGWVNFLKGVGKIILVCVAIALVLWPRRHDLASFPMVSVERMLSEVHGAAVLLLIAALIAYAVIAALDLVFQRREFIQRNKMSRKELRDEYKETEGDPMVRAKLRQIRQERAQKRMMSRVPDAAVVITNPTHYAIALEYEQGRTPAPICIAKGVDAVALRIRERAEEFDIPIVEDPPLARALFATSDLDEPIDPEHYAAVAKVIGYVMSLSDKRRR from the coding sequence ATGGCTGAAGGCGAAGACAAATCTGAAAAGACCGAAGAGCCCACCGAGCGCAAACTTCAAAAAGCGCGCGAGGAGGGCGATGTCGCCAAGTCCCAGGAGATTTCCGGCTGGTTCACGCTTGCCGCCGGGCTGGCCGTGATCGCCTTCATGGCACCGGGCTTCACCCGGGCGCTGAGCGAGGCGATGACCGTATTTCTCGAACAGCCCCACCAGCTCAGCCTCGATCCCGGCGCAGCCATGGCTTTGCTGGCGCGCTCCCTGGTGGATATGGCCCTGATCCTCGGCCTCGCCTACGCGCTTTTGATGGTCGCCGCCGCGTCGGGCAACCTGGTCCAGCACGGCCTGTTGTGGACGCCCAAGAAGATCGCCCCCAAGCTCAACAAGCTGAACCCGGTCGAAGGGCTCAAGCGCATGTTCGGCCCGCAGGGCTGGGTGAATTTCCTCAAAGGCGTGGGCAAGATCATTCTGGTGTGCGTCGCCATTGCGCTGGTTCTCTGGCCGCGCCGCCATGATCTGGCAAGCTTCCCCATGGTCAGCGTCGAGCGCATGCTGTCCGAAGTCCACGGCGCAGCCGTGCTGCTTCTGATCGCAGCGCTGATCGCGTATGCCGTCATCGCGGCGCTGGACCTCGTGTTTCAGCGCCGCGAGTTCATCCAGCGCAACAAGATGAGCCGCAAGGAGCTGCGTGACGAGTACAAGGAAACCGAAGGCGATCCCATGGTGCGTGCCAAGCTGCGCCAGATCCGTCAGGAGCGCGCCCAGAAGCGCATGATGAGCCGGGTGCCCGACGCGGCCGTGGTCATCACCAACCCGACCCACTACGCCATCGCGCTGGAATACGAGCAGGGCCGCACGCCTGCGCCCATCTGCATCGCCAAGGGTGTTGACGCCGTCGCGCTGCGCATCCGCGAGCGGGCAGAAGAGTTCGATATTCCCATTGTGGAGGACCCTCCGCTGGCGCGCGCGCTGTTTGCCACCTCCGATCTCGATGAACCGATTGATCCCGAGCACTATGCCGCCGTGGCCAAAGTCATCGGCTATGTGATGAGCCTGTCCGACAAGCGGCGGCGCTAG
- the fliR gene encoding flagellar type III secretion system protein FliR, which translates to MIAAFDPGVSLFAAALVFARMGAILMLLPGIGEMAIPGRIRLAFALAFSLAVGPMIAPQLPPAPETLAGLAGLITVEIVIGLMIGAGARFLMSAAATAGQIIAYQTGLAMAQAFDPIQGQSGALPAQFFNLLFLVLIFATNLHHMLLQAAAGSYALMPAGEAPMWGDAAQWALGLFVDSFVIAVRIASPLIAFGLIFYLGLGVLSRLMPQAQIFFIAMPLNILIGFAILAISLGAMAMIWVERLESFAATLG; encoded by the coding sequence ATGATCGCCGCGTTCGATCCGGGCGTGAGCCTGTTCGCTGCGGCTTTGGTGTTTGCCCGCATGGGCGCGATTTTGATGCTGCTGCCGGGTATTGGCGAGATGGCGATACCGGGCCGCATCCGGCTGGCTTTTGCATTGGCGTTCTCGCTGGCTGTCGGACCGATGATCGCGCCGCAACTGCCGCCTGCACCTGAAACCTTGGCGGGCCTGGCCGGCCTGATCACGGTGGAGATTGTGATCGGGCTGATGATCGGCGCGGGCGCGCGCTTCCTGATGTCCGCCGCGGCGACCGCCGGCCAGATCATCGCGTATCAGACGGGTCTGGCCATGGCGCAAGCCTTTGACCCGATTCAGGGCCAGTCCGGTGCGCTGCCGGCGCAGTTTTTCAATCTGCTGTTTCTGGTACTGATCTTCGCCACCAATCTTCACCACATGCTGCTGCAGGCGGCGGCCGGCTCCTATGCGCTGATGCCGGCGGGCGAGGCACCCATGTGGGGTGATGCGGCGCAATGGGCGCTGGGCCTGTTCGTCGACAGTTTCGTGATCGCCGTACGCATCGCCTCGCCGCTGATTGCCTTCGGCCTGATCTTCTATCTCGGGCTGGGCGTGCTCTCGCGCCTGATGCCCCAGGCGCAGATCTTCTTCATCGCAATGCCGCTCAACATCCTGATCGGGTTCGCCATTCTGGCGATCTCGCTGGGCGCCATGGCGATGATCTGGGTCGAGCGCCTGGAATCCTTCGCCGCGACGCTGGGATAG